In Mesorhizobium sp. 113-3-3, a genomic segment contains:
- a CDS encoding FAD-dependent oxidoreductase produces MTSRKGSDMTPAEVAPGEVDVAIIGAGMAGTTLATVLGNAGRKVALIDPHRVHHDEFRAEKIGANQMQLFEKLGLDKMVMPLVTPFTDVDVFRLGQFFAREKKWEYAFSYGALINGLRDALPSQVPLTVGKVTEVSTGPDRQRVVLADGTVINARLLVVATGYSELVRRAIGVERIELSKAHSLSMGFDLAIAPRDCAFRAVTCYGKRASDRIAYLTVFPIGDRMRANMFVYRTVAEQWTRDFRADPQKMLCELMPEISAQCGNFEVASPVEVRQVNLTTTQGHRRDGVVFIGDAFVTTCPTPGVGIGRVMIDVDQLHSVHIPRWLATPGMAADKIGAFYDDPVKVASDAEGMRVSVYAKQITTETGLEWRVRRLRNNTARQLMIIGRKMRHLGPRRQPGMA; encoded by the coding sequence ATGACCAGCAGAAAGGGCAGCGACATGACCCCCGCTGAGGTTGCCCCGGGCGAAGTCGACGTGGCGATCATTGGCGCCGGAATGGCTGGCACCACCCTGGCAACGGTGTTGGGAAACGCCGGCCGCAAGGTGGCGCTGATCGACCCGCACCGCGTCCATCACGACGAGTTCCGGGCCGAGAAGATCGGCGCGAACCAGATGCAACTGTTCGAGAAGCTCGGTCTCGACAAGATGGTCATGCCTCTCGTCACCCCGTTTACCGACGTCGATGTCTTCCGCCTCGGTCAATTCTTCGCGCGTGAAAAAAAGTGGGAATACGCATTTTCCTACGGAGCGCTGATCAATGGCCTGCGCGATGCCTTGCCGTCGCAGGTACCGCTGACGGTCGGCAAGGTAACCGAGGTCTCGACCGGACCGGACCGGCAACGTGTCGTGCTGGCCGACGGCACCGTCATCAATGCCCGCCTGCTGGTGGTGGCCACCGGCTACAGCGAATTGGTGCGGCGCGCCATCGGCGTCGAGCGCATCGAACTGTCGAAGGCGCATTCGCTGTCCATGGGCTTCGACCTCGCCATTGCGCCGCGTGACTGCGCCTTTCGGGCCGTCACCTGCTACGGCAAACGGGCCTCGGACCGCATCGCCTATCTCACCGTCTTTCCCATCGGCGACAGGATGCGGGCGAACATGTTCGTCTATCGCACCGTCGCCGAACAGTGGACGCGGGATTTCCGCGCCGATCCGCAAAAGATGCTTTGCGAACTGATGCCCGAAATATCGGCGCAGTGCGGCAATTTCGAAGTGGCGAGTCCCGTTGAGGTCAGGCAGGTCAATCTGACCACGACGCAAGGCCATCGTCGCGACGGGGTCGTCTTCATCGGCGATGCATTCGTGACGACATGCCCGACTCCGGGCGTCGGCATCGGACGGGTCATGATCGATGTCGATCAGCTCCATTCGGTCCACATCCCGCGCTGGCTGGCAACGCCAGGCATGGCGGCTGACAAGATCGGCGCTTTCTACGACGACCCGGTCAAGGTGGCCTCGGATGCGGAAGGCATGCGCGTCAGCGTCTACGCCAAGCAGATCACCACCGAAACCGGACTGGAATGGCGCGTGCGGCGCCTGCGCAACAACACGGCGCGCCAGCTGATGATCATCGGCCGCAAGATGCGCCATCTGGGACCGCGGCGGCAGCCCGGTATGGCCTGA
- a CDS encoding glucosamine inositolphosphorylceramide transferase family protein, whose protein sequence is MQVSLRLDSECVRAFHLLLLQRLAALAQVEVSVDARPAGSGIPGSVAALFQLETVLHGLPADGLAKRLPLSALAPYHTQPPASPDLVLDLCGDVSLEGTRVWRITYDGAAGEAALLALILDGRTPIARIEENGATVAEGRLGTEYGGIALSSFQDMLARTASLILAAMNGTARAVPVLPEPAQVGASPRIPSTTKLGIRAGKALARRIVQKIYHLCYNAPHWKVGWRQTNGRDLYDLRAHPASGWQVLPDDGSRFYADPFPILHQGQVTLFVEDYIHRLGRAIISAVPFGPSGPIGRPEPVLDLPYHLSYPFVFERDGEVWMVPESCANRTVDLYRATAFPGGWVKEATLLSDVVASDATLVEHGGRWWLFATVRDGGGAFSDALHLWSAPDFRGPWTQHPKNPVLVDIASARPAGRMVRRGNDLLRPVQDCRRSYGAALGIARVAHLDLNGMEQVVETILTPGALWSGRKLHTLNEAGGLEFIDGSAIAPRWKQQARR, encoded by the coding sequence ATGCAAGTGAGCCTGCGCCTGGACAGCGAATGCGTCCGTGCTTTTCACCTGCTGCTGCTGCAGCGCCTGGCGGCACTGGCGCAGGTCGAGGTGTCCGTCGACGCCAGGCCGGCTGGAAGCGGCATTCCAGGCAGCGTCGCGGCATTGTTCCAGCTTGAAACGGTCCTCCACGGCCTGCCGGCGGACGGGCTGGCCAAGCGCCTGCCGCTGTCGGCGCTGGCGCCCTACCACACGCAGCCGCCCGCCTCCCCCGATCTGGTGCTCGACCTCTGCGGCGACGTGAGCCTGGAAGGAACGCGCGTCTGGCGCATCACCTATGACGGCGCCGCCGGCGAAGCGGCGCTGCTGGCGCTGATCCTCGACGGCCGCACGCCGATTGCCCGTATCGAGGAGAATGGCGCCACCGTCGCCGAGGGACGCCTGGGCACCGAATATGGCGGCATCGCGCTTTCTTCCTTCCAGGACATGCTGGCGCGCACGGCAAGCCTGATCCTCGCGGCCATGAATGGCACCGCGCGGGCCGTGCCCGTGCTGCCCGAACCGGCGCAAGTCGGTGCCTCGCCGCGGATACCCTCGACCACCAAGCTTGGCATCCGGGCGGGCAAGGCGTTGGCGCGGCGCATCGTCCAGAAGATCTACCACCTCTGCTACAACGCCCCGCACTGGAAGGTCGGCTGGCGCCAGACCAATGGCCGCGACCTCTACGACCTGCGCGCCCATCCGGCATCCGGCTGGCAGGTGTTGCCCGACGATGGCAGCCGCTTCTACGCCGATCCGTTCCCGATCCTCCACCAGGGACAGGTCACCCTGTTCGTCGAGGACTATATCCACCGTCTGGGGCGGGCCATCATCTCCGCCGTGCCCTTCGGTCCATCGGGGCCGATCGGACGTCCCGAACCGGTGCTCGACCTGCCCTACCATCTCTCATACCCCTTCGTCTTCGAACGCGACGGCGAGGTCTGGATGGTGCCGGAAAGCTGCGCCAACCGCACCGTCGATCTCTACCGCGCCACCGCCTTCCCCGGCGGATGGGTCAAGGAAGCGACGCTCCTGTCCGACGTCGTCGCCAGCGACGCCACCCTGGTCGAGCACGGCGGGCGCTGGTGGCTGTTCGCCACCGTCCGCGACGGCGGCGGCGCCTTCTCCGATGCGCTGCATCTGTGGTCGGCACCCGACTTCCGCGGACCCTGGACGCAGCATCCCAAAAATCCCGTGCTGGTCGACATCGCCTCGGCGCGGCCGGCAGGCCGCATGGTCAGGCGCGGCAACGACCTGCTGCGCCCGGTGCAGGATTGCCGCAGGAGCTATGGCGCGGCCCTTGGCATCGCACGCGTCGCTCACCTTGATTTGAACGGCATGGAGCAGGTCGTCGAGACGATCTTAACTCCTGGCGCGCTATGGAGTGGGCGCAAGCTGCACACGCTCAACGAGGCGGGCGGACTGGAATTCATCGATGGCTCGGCGATCGCGCCGCGCTGGAAACAACAGGCCCGGCGTTAA
- a CDS encoding GumC family protein has translation MQSSLLSLPQQYAPEAMQYAAPEPVPTASYASSTVELGDLKRILVRRRFLILLTAALLTLGALAYGLLTPALYSSVSEILIDPQDLQVVTNDVNPSRVPPDGGITMVESQVSVVQSTGVLLKAIEATKLTEDPEFNGQGGLLSRLLGGVLGSGSADTDRTGKTLDALRRRLAVKRADKVLVLDVIVTAKSADKAAKLANAIAQAYLADQASARAKMATDASDSITARLDEQRKRVQQAENAVEAYKSAHNMVMAAGNLVSDQELTEINTQLSAAQSRTAALKAQVDQLRRSGGAPDATSEAMRSSVISSLRAQEATLVDQVSQLGTELGPRHPSMIAAQQQLRDTRALIARELGRIGAAAETDYERALANQQALEAKVAGMKSKSLDTDQASVKLRELQRDLEAVRSVYATYLQRAQETREQINVDSTNARIISNAMPALKKSWPPLPLLLFGALFGGLGLGTALALILEYSSPTVLSSAQMQSAIDAPVFGVLPAKSSRRRWWPFGGSAAAGQKTDAVAGLALRRLFASSRRPPNWPLVPSVLLTSPPEDAAHRGRVARLLANAAAARGSRVLFIDTNNASGGKKEPQPGLLDVLRGEYAFEAVSQRTAGSNVAVLGRGRQTAVFSEAQGVYFTQHMLAQAGRNFDLVVIDGGALADNLNASPLVAMVDEIVMVATLNSTPMRDVTAASQAISVMGRLPTGALLVDEAA, from the coding sequence TTGCAATCATCCCTGCTCTCGTTGCCGCAACAATATGCTCCCGAGGCCATGCAATATGCTGCCCCGGAGCCCGTGCCGACGGCGTCCTATGCATCCTCGACCGTCGAGCTGGGTGACCTGAAGCGCATATTGGTGCGCCGCCGTTTCCTGATCTTGTTGACCGCCGCGCTGCTGACTCTCGGGGCGCTGGCCTATGGGTTGCTCACGCCGGCGCTTTACAGTTCCGTGTCGGAAATCCTCATCGATCCGCAAGACCTGCAGGTGGTCACCAACGACGTCAATCCGAGCCGCGTTCCGCCCGATGGCGGCATCACCATGGTGGAAAGCCAGGTCAGTGTCGTTCAGTCGACGGGCGTGCTGCTCAAGGCCATCGAGGCGACCAAGCTGACCGAGGATCCGGAATTCAACGGGCAGGGCGGGTTGTTGAGCCGTTTGCTCGGCGGCGTGCTGGGCTCGGGGTCGGCCGATACCGACAGGACGGGCAAGACGCTCGATGCGCTGCGCCGGCGGCTGGCGGTGAAGCGGGCCGACAAGGTGCTGGTGCTCGACGTGATCGTCACCGCCAAGAGCGCAGACAAGGCGGCGAAGCTCGCCAATGCCATCGCGCAGGCCTACCTGGCCGACCAGGCGAGCGCGCGCGCGAAGATGGCCACGGATGCTTCCGATTCCATCACCGCGCGGCTGGACGAACAGCGCAAGCGCGTGCAGCAGGCCGAAAACGCCGTCGAGGCTTACAAATCCGCCCACAACATGGTGATGGCGGCGGGCAATCTGGTCAGCGACCAGGAACTGACCGAGATCAACACGCAGCTTTCGGCTGCGCAGAGCCGCACCGCGGCGCTGAAGGCACAGGTCGACCAGCTGCGCCGCTCCGGCGGCGCGCCGGACGCAACCTCGGAAGCCATGCGCTCGTCGGTCATCTCCAGCCTGCGGGCACAGGAGGCGACGCTTGTCGACCAGGTCTCGCAGCTTGGCACCGAACTTGGGCCGCGCCACCCCTCCATGATCGCCGCCCAGCAGCAGCTGCGCGACACGCGCGCCCTCATCGCACGCGAACTCGGCCGCATCGGCGCCGCCGCCGAAACCGACTATGAACGGGCGCTGGCCAACCAGCAGGCGCTGGAGGCCAAGGTCGCCGGCATGAAGAGCAAGTCGCTCGACACCGATCAGGCTTCGGTCAAGCTGCGCGAATTGCAGCGCGATCTCGAGGCGGTGCGCTCCGTCTACGCCACCTATCTGCAGCGGGCGCAGGAAACGCGCGAGCAGATCAATGTCGACAGCACCAATGCGCGCATCATCTCCAACGCCATGCCCGCCCTGAAGAAGAGTTGGCCGCCTTTGCCGCTGCTGCTTTTCGGCGCCCTCTTCGGCGGGCTGGGGCTAGGCACCGCGCTCGCGCTGATCTTGGAATATTCCTCGCCGACCGTGCTTTCCAGCGCGCAGATGCAATCGGCCATCGACGCGCCGGTGTTCGGCGTGCTGCCGGCAAAATCATCCCGTCGCCGCTGGTGGCCTTTCGGCGGTAGCGCCGCAGCCGGGCAGAAGACAGATGCCGTCGCGGGCCTGGCGCTGAGGCGCCTGTTCGCGTCCAGCCGGCGTCCGCCGAACTGGCCGCTGGTGCCATCCGTCCTGCTGACGTCGCCGCCGGAAGATGCCGCGCATCGGGGCAGGGTGGCGCGGCTGCTCGCCAATGCCGCGGCCGCCAGGGGCAGCCGCGTCCTGTTCATCGACACCAACAACGCCAGCGGCGGCAAGAAGGAGCCGCAACCCGGTCTGCTCGACGTGCTGCGCGGCGAATATGCCTTCGAGGCGGTGAGCCAGCGCACGGCCGGCAGCAATGTCGCGGTGCTGGGCAGGGGCCGGCAAACGGCCGTCTTCTCCGAGGCGCAGGGCGTCTATTTCACGCAGCACATGCTGGCCCAGGCGGGCCGCAATTTCGACCTTGTCGTCATCGACGGCGGCGCGCTGGCCGACAATCTCAACGCCTCGCCGCTGGTCGCCATGGTCGACGAGATCGTCATGGTCGCGACGCTGAACTCGACGCCGATGCGCGACGTCACGGCGGCCTCGCAGGCCATTTCCGTCATGGGGCGGTTGCCGACCGGCGCCTTGCTGGTCGACGAGGCGGCCTGA
- a CDS encoding VpsF family polysaccharide biosynthesis protein (VpsF, distantly related to oligosaccharide ligases, is encoded next to the probable flippase VpsE.), whose amino-acid sequence MAAVRATNPAAGWAGSGQVAARPGSSVDWLTSFGLVATVALLFSISGGMLWLVGYNYDGLTGNPATKIHPSTYLLVLVFAWRACTFGNPVGYMVAVADRRPASALMAVMSIVLLVVVILRQRPGMAGMIDTFVAPALLVMMLAEGDDKTFARMQTVVHAIMTVNALLALFEFASKTLIFPYRLDGEVFMADLRSTALQGHPLSNATVTSVYVLALLSGSRSLSMPMRLGLIGLQFAALVAFGGRSAMVLTIVLGGCYLLIQGMRGLRTGRVNLLGAALGLILAALVPVVIAIAASYGFFDALLERFVSDSGSANARVEMFELFQHFELRDLIVGPDIDLIESLRRISGLEQGIENPIIRLILYQGAFFTLLLFVGFTLFMHEVARRCHPGIWLTMLGWLILLNTSESLASKTTLMTKFVVIALVLYRPARAVVRPGAQGVRR is encoded by the coding sequence ATGGCTGCCGTCCGGGCCACCAACCCGGCAGCCGGCTGGGCCGGTTCGGGTCAAGTCGCCGCCCGCCCCGGCAGCTCCGTCGACTGGCTGACCAGCTTCGGCCTGGTCGCAACGGTGGCACTGCTGTTCAGCATCTCTGGCGGCATGCTGTGGCTGGTGGGCTACAATTACGACGGCCTGACCGGCAATCCGGCGACCAAGATCCATCCGTCGACCTATCTGCTCGTGCTGGTGTTTGCCTGGCGCGCCTGCACCTTCGGCAATCCGGTCGGCTATATGGTTGCCGTCGCCGATCGGCGCCCGGCCAGCGCGCTGATGGCGGTCATGTCGATCGTGCTCCTGGTCGTCGTCATCTTGCGCCAACGCCCCGGCATGGCCGGCATGATCGACACTTTCGTGGCGCCGGCCCTGCTGGTGATGATGCTGGCCGAGGGCGACGACAAGACATTCGCCCGGATGCAGACCGTCGTTCACGCCATCATGACCGTGAACGCACTGCTCGCTCTGTTCGAGTTCGCCAGCAAGACGCTGATCTTTCCCTATCGCCTCGACGGCGAAGTGTTCATGGCCGACCTGCGCTCGACTGCGCTTCAGGGGCATCCGCTGTCCAATGCCACGGTCACCTCGGTCTATGTTCTGGCGCTGCTCTCCGGTTCGAGATCGCTGTCCATGCCAATGCGGCTCGGACTGATCGGCCTGCAATTCGCGGCTCTGGTTGCGTTTGGCGGCCGCTCGGCGATGGTGCTGACGATCGTGCTCGGCGGTTGCTACCTGCTCATCCAGGGGATGCGCGGTTTGCGCACGGGGCGCGTCAACCTGCTTGGCGCGGCACTCGGCCTCATCCTTGCCGCGCTGGTGCCGGTGGTCATCGCGATCGCGGCGTCCTACGGCTTTTTCGATGCGCTGCTGGAGCGCTTCGTGTCGGACTCCGGCAGCGCCAATGCCCGCGTCGAGATGTTCGAGCTCTTCCAGCATTTCGAACTGCGCGACCTGATCGTGGGGCCCGATATCGATCTCATCGAAAGCCTGCGCCGCATCAGCGGCCTCGAGCAAGGCATCGAGAACCCGATCATCCGCCTGATCCTCTATCAAGGCGCCTTCTTCACCTTGCTGCTGTTTGTCGGCTTCACGCTGTTCATGCACGAAGTGGCGCGCCGCTGCCATCCCGGCATCTGGCTGACGATGCTGGGCTGGCTGATCCTGCTCAACACCTCCGAAAGCCTGGCGTCGAAGACGACGCTGATGACCAAATTCGTGGTGATCGCGCTGGTGCTGTACCGGCCGGCGCGGGCGGTGGTGAGACCGGGCGCACAAGGGGTGCGAAGGTAG
- a CDS encoding autotransporter outer membrane beta-barrel domain-containing protein gives MQIKPFLLASASSLAILAAPAVARASCPQLSLDNQAYTNATAICFVTTSGVVDLTNTNTGMIGGVGDTASTDTTTIDNAGSISSSFSAIRLQGTLTLTNRLGATIFGSRGAINVGPSGLTTIVNDGRIEGIYALDGDHYLDLTNTGVMAGQSFGIDGYTVKATNSGTISGGYFALRAIGDLTLDNSGDIVTDTDPSTNSTAVRAWGGTTVITNSGLIWSDSGYGIHAEVYVKNVSVGSFSLTNTGTIGGDIGVYTASNSLSTVSATIVNSGTISGSSAAISTDGDLTLDNSGWIKSVGNSGDWDGVAAHGVTTKITNSGNIDNFGVYGTGIVADSTDANASLALTNSGAINATFGVSSQVVTTTIDNSGSITGTGGAGVYANGPAANASLTLTNRSGGRITGEYGVDSLLATTTIDNSGTITGLNGAAVYAEDTAAGTSLALVNRGTITGRGGVSSRVATTKIDNSGIIDVVPKGGAGVFAFGTLADASLALTNSGTIGGIYGVHSQVTTTTIDNSGTIAGKYLAGYGIYADSTATNASLALTNSGKITGRFGVNSQVATTTIDNSGFIDGDNGQGVYAQNTAANASLALTNSGWVLGYYGVLSLNARTTIDNSGEIAGRIGAGVSAQGTAADAALALTNSGTISGSVSGVSSQVATTTIDNSGTIAGRQYGIYADSVLTLTNTGLISGGTAAVLLNKDGNSLGLDKGARFDGVIDYAGTTGNTTRFGHGSWILDVANYDAADNTIVTAGSAYVVKGNQIIVADGSAVQAGARGALDITRSLSGLASDALSLSSSSLPVASSSGGALAYAGDNTVDRAFTSAALTGSGQENAFSGFSNGAVGDAAGNIVWSRVLAGRSVASQDAASAASRMNVVGAAFGGDHRFSDTLRLGGFFGLADSRTDTDGDSSLKSKWYYAGLYGSWSPGAAFVEGNVTGGYAKNRSERMVTNGLATETAIGEYGSTFVSPELALGYRVALQPGVSLTPQLRVRYLGVDAEGYGETGSSADMTVSSHYTGFLEERALAKLQFDNERWGLFTTLGVVALQRVQGSGTDVSLLGIASTVPEGDTNLFGVSFGLGGNWKMTDSVSLYGAVNGTALNDNASIDTNVGVKMVF, from the coding sequence GTGCAGATCAAGCCGTTTCTCCTCGCCTCCGCATCGAGCCTCGCGATCCTCGCAGCGCCAGCGGTGGCGCGAGCCAGCTGCCCTCAGTTGTCCCTCGACAACCAGGCCTACACCAATGCGACGGCGATCTGCTTCGTCACCACGAGCGGCGTTGTCGACCTGACCAACACCAATACGGGCATGATAGGCGGCGTTGGGGATACGGCGAGCACCGACACCACCACGATCGACAATGCCGGCTCGATCAGCAGCTCCTTCTCGGCAATCAGGTTGCAAGGAACGCTGACCCTGACCAATCGCTTGGGCGCCACCATCTTTGGATCGAGAGGAGCCATAAATGTAGGCCCCAGTGGCCTCACCACGATCGTCAACGATGGCAGGATCGAAGGCATCTACGCCCTCGATGGGGACCACTACCTTGACCTGACGAACACCGGGGTCATGGCGGGGCAGTCATTCGGCATCGACGGCTACACGGTGAAGGCGACCAATTCCGGCACGATCTCGGGTGGCTACTTCGCGCTCAGGGCCATCGGCGACCTGACCCTCGACAATTCGGGCGACATCGTCACGGACACCGACCCATCGACCAACAGCACGGCTGTCAGGGCTTGGGGTGGCACCACCGTGATCACCAATTCGGGGCTCATCTGGAGCGACAGCGGCTATGGCATCCACGCGGAGGTCTACGTAAAAAACGTTTCCGTCGGCTCTTTCAGCTTGACCAACACCGGCACGATCGGCGGCGACATAGGAGTCTATACGGCCTCCAATAGTCTCAGCACCGTCAGTGCGACTATTGTCAATTCCGGTACGATTTCTGGCTCTTCGGCGGCCATTTCAACCGATGGAGATCTGACCCTCGATAATTCAGGCTGGATCAAGTCCGTCGGCAATTCGGGCGATTGGGATGGTGTCGCGGCCCACGGCGTCACCACGAAGATCACCAATTCGGGCAACATCGACAATTTCGGCGTCTACGGCACGGGCATCGTTGCCGACAGCACCGACGCCAACGCGTCCCTGGCGTTGACCAACAGCGGCGCGATCAACGCCACGTTCGGCGTCTCCTCGCAGGTCGTCACGACGACGATCGACAATTCGGGAAGCATCACCGGTACGGGGGGCGCTGGCGTCTACGCGAACGGCCCGGCCGCCAACGCGTCTCTGACGTTGACCAACCGCAGCGGCGGCAGGATCACTGGCGAGTACGGTGTCGATTCGCTGCTCGCCACGACGACGATCGACAATTCGGGAACCATCACCGGGCTGAACGGCGCTGCCGTCTATGCCGAGGATACGGCCGCCGGCACGTCTCTGGCGTTGGTCAACCGTGGCACCATCACCGGCCGCGGAGGCGTCTCTTCGCGAGTAGCCACGACAAAGATCGACAATTCGGGGATCATCGACGTCGTGCCCAAGGGCGGCGCTGGCGTCTTCGCGTTCGGCACCCTCGCCGATGCATCGCTCGCGCTGACCAACAGTGGCACGATCGGCGGCATTTACGGCGTCCATTCGCAGGTCACCACGACAACGATCGACAATTCCGGGACGATCGCCGGCAAGTACCTCGCCGGGTATGGCATCTATGCCGACAGCACGGCCACCAATGCGTCTCTGGCATTGACCAACAGCGGCAAGATCACCGGCCGGTTTGGCGTCAATTCGCAGGTCGCCACGACGACGATCGACAATTCGGGCTTCATCGACGGCGACAACGGCCAAGGCGTCTACGCGCAGAACACCGCCGCCAACGCCTCCCTGGCGTTGACCAACAGCGGCTGGGTTCTCGGCTACTACGGCGTCCTTTCGCTGAATGCCAGGACCACGATCGACAATTCGGGAGAAATTGCCGGCAGGATTGGCGCTGGCGTCTCTGCGCAGGGCACGGCGGCCGACGCTGCTCTGGCGTTGACCAATAGCGGCACGATCAGCGGCTCGGTCAGCGGCGTCTCTTCGCAGGTCGCCACGACGACGATCGACAATTCAGGCACCATCGCCGGCAGGCAATACGGCATCTACGCCGACAGCGTCCTCACTCTGACCAATACGGGCCTGATCTCCGGCGGCACTGCCGCGGTCCTGCTGAACAAGGACGGCAACAGCCTTGGCCTGGACAAGGGCGCGCGCTTCGATGGCGTCATCGACTATGCCGGCACCACCGGCAACACCACCCGCTTCGGCCATGGCAGCTGGATCCTCGACGTCGCCAATTACGATGCCGCGGACAACACGATCGTCACCGCCGGCAGCGCCTATGTCGTTAAGGGAAACCAGATCATCGTCGCTGATGGTTCCGCGGTGCAGGCCGGCGCGCGCGGCGCGCTCGACATCACCCGCTCGCTCTCGGGCCTCGCCAGCGACGCCCTCTCGCTGTCATCGTCGTCCTTGCCCGTCGCCAGTTCTTCCGGTGGCGCACTCGCCTATGCCGGCGACAATACCGTCGACCGGGCATTTACCTCGGCGGCGTTGACCGGCTCAGGCCAGGAAAACGCTTTCTCGGGCTTCTCGAACGGCGCCGTCGGCGACGCCGCTGGCAACATCGTCTGGTCACGCGTCCTGGCCGGGCGCAGCGTCGCTTCGCAGGACGCGGCCAGTGCAGCCTCCAGGATGAATGTCGTCGGCGCTGCCTTCGGCGGCGATCATCGCTTCTCGGACACGTTGCGCCTCGGCGGCTTCTTCGGCCTTGCGGACAGCCGCACCGATACCGACGGCGATTCCTCGCTCAAGTCCAAATGGTACTATGCAGGGCTCTATGGCAGCTGGTCGCCCGGTGCGGCCTTTGTCGAGGGGAATGTTACTGGCGGCTATGCCAAGAACCGTTCCGAGCGCATGGTCACCAACGGCCTCGCCACGGAAACGGCCATCGGCGAGTATGGCTCGACTTTCGTCTCGCCCGAACTCGCCCTTGGCTATCGTGTCGCCCTGCAACCCGGCGTCAGCCTGACGCCGCAACTGCGCGTCCGCTATCTCGGCGTCGACGCCGAGGGATACGGCGAAACCGGTTCCAGCGCCGACATGACGGTGTCCTCGCACTACACCGGGTTCCTGGAGGAGCGGGCGCTGGCCAAGCTTCAATTCGATAATGAGCGCTGGGGCCTCTTCACCACGCTCGGCGTTGTCGCCCTGCAGCGCGTCCAGGGCTCGGGCACCGATGTCAGCCTTCTCGGCATCGCCTCGACCGTGCCGGAAGGCGACACCAATCTCTTCGGCGTCAGCTTTGGTCTCGGCGGCAACTGGAAGATGACCGACAGCGTCTCGCTCTACGGCGCCGTCAACGGCACGGCCTTGAACGACAATGCCAGCATCGACACCAATGTCGGGGTGAAGATGGTGTTTTGA
- a CDS encoding glycoside hydrolase family 5 protein — translation MTGWSRRRLLATALSTALVPAALAPLSAPSQAATGAWPFRRGVNAWPWFALTREFPAPRTDYAWPPFQSQRPVPTPDDLGRLRATGLDFIRLPVDPGPFLAGDAATRGKLLDMLDAAVSATLAAGLGIIVNVQANGATHYWNPDRMVSSTAAPEFAAYRGLVGELAGRLARFTPDMVALEPVNEPAQSCDSNVWSQVQASLLTAARVSSQTLPLVVTGGCGSMVSGLAALDPAPLAAFEPILFTFHFYEPYLFSHQGAPWMREPVYRALNNVPWPASAGSLDATLASVRARMAGDTETSEADKQAAYAETERVLKVYFDARPDRWFIDKYLSQARAWADRNGIAPERVIMGEFGALRTDARYTAAPNADRARYISDVRQSAEAAGFPWAFWDLFDGMGMMDDTTRALDPAMVEALGLRMAE, via the coding sequence ATGACGGGCTGGTCGCGCCGGCGGCTTCTCGCCACCGCGCTGTCGACGGCGCTGGTGCCCGCCGCGCTGGCGCCGCTTTCCGCTCCATCACAAGCCGCCACCGGCGCATGGCCATTCCGGCGCGGCGTCAACGCCTGGCCCTGGTTTGCGCTGACACGCGAATTTCCCGCACCGCGCACGGACTATGCCTGGCCGCCATTCCAGTCGCAGCGGCCGGTGCCGACCCCAGACGACCTAGGTCGGCTCCGTGCCACCGGCCTTGATTTCATCCGCCTGCCCGTCGATCCCGGCCCGTTCCTGGCGGGAGACGCCGCCACGCGCGGCAAGCTGCTGGACATGCTGGACGCCGCCGTCAGCGCCACGCTCGCCGCCGGGCTCGGCATCATCGTCAACGTCCAGGCCAATGGCGCCACCCACTACTGGAACCCCGACCGCATGGTCTCCAGCACCGCCGCGCCCGAATTCGCGGCCTATCGCGGGCTGGTGGGCGAGCTAGCCGGCAGGCTGGCGCGGTTCACGCCTGATATGGTGGCGCTGGAGCCGGTCAACGAGCCGGCGCAATCCTGCGATTCCAACGTCTGGTCGCAGGTCCAGGCATCCCTGCTGACGGCGGCCAGGGTGTCATCCCAAACCTTGCCGCTGGTCGTCACCGGCGGCTGCGGCTCGATGGTCAGCGGGCTCGCGGCACTCGATCCGGCGCCGCTGGCGGCCTTCGAGCCGATCCTGTTCACCTTCCACTTCTACGAGCCCTATCTGTTCAGCCACCAGGGCGCGCCCTGGATGCGCGAACCGGTCTATCGCGCGCTGAACAATGTGCCCTGGCCGGCCTCGGCCGGTTCGCTCGACGCGACTCTGGCCTCCGTCAGGGCGCGCATGGCTGGGGATACCGAAACCTCCGAAGCGGACAAACAGGCCGCCTATGCGGAGACCGAGCGCGTGCTGAAGGTCTATTTCGACGCCCGGCCGGACCGTTGGTTCATCGACAAATATCTGAGCCAGGCGCGCGCCTGGGCCGACAGAAACGGCATCGCCCCGGAGCGCGTCATCATGGGCGAATTCGGCGCGCTGCGCACCGACGCCCGCTACACCGCCGCCCCCAACGCCGACCGCGCCCGCTACATATCCGATGTCCGGCAGAGCGCCGAAGCGGCCGGCTTCCCCTGGGCCTTCTGGGACCTCTTCGACGGCATGGGCATGATGGACGACACCACGCGCGCGCTCGACCCTGCGATGGTCGAGGCGCTGGGGTTGAGGATGGCAGAATAG